The following proteins are encoded in a genomic region of Pyrus communis chromosome 11, drPyrComm1.1, whole genome shotgun sequence:
- the LOC137708025 gene encoding GDSL esterase/lipase APG-like, with the protein MESRFLSAAFGLVLAFAFVIGGNYAQESTTLVPAIMTFGDSAVDVGNNNYLPTIFKADYPPYGRDYVNHQPTGRFCNGKLATDITADTLGFTTYPPAYHSPQASGKNLLIGANFASAASGYDDKAATLSHAIPLSQQLQYYKQYQTKLATVAGSMKAASIIKDALYLLSAGSSDFLQNYYVNPFVNKVYTPDQYGSILVGVFQGFITDLYHLGARKIGVTSLPPLGCLPAAITLFGNHEQGCVARINSDAQGFNKKITSAAGNLQKQLSGLKIVIFDIYKPLYDVIKAPANYGFAEARRGCCGTGIVETTSLLCNPHSVGTCSNATQYVFWDSVHPSQAANQVLADALIIQGISLIG; encoded by the exons ATGGAAAGCCGTTTCTTGAGCGCagcttttggtttggttttggcttTTGCGTTTGTGATTGGAGGAAATTATGCACAAGAGTCAACTACACTTGTTCCGGCAATCATGACTTTTGGAGACTCAGCAGTTGATGTGGGCAACAATAACTACCTCCCTACCATTTTCAAGGCCGATTACCCTCCTTATGGAAGGGACTATGTGAACCATCAGCCTACTGGGAGGTTTTGCAATGGCAAACTGGCCACTGACATCACTG CTGACACTCTAGGGTTCACTACTTATCCGCCGGCGTACCATAGCCCACAAGCATCAGGGAAGAACCTTCTGATCGGAGCCAACTTCGCTTCAGCTGCATCCGGTTACGATGATAAAGCAGCAACCTTAAGT CATGCAATCCCATTGTCCCAGCAGCTGCAATATTACAAGCAGTACCAGACGAAGCTTGCCACGGTAGCAGGCAGCATGAAAGCTGCATCGATCATCAAGGATGCTCTCTATTTACTGAGTGCCGGAAGCAGTGACTTTCTTCAGAATTACTACGTCAACCCTTTTGTTAACAAAGTCTACACTCCCGATCAGTATGGTTCCATCCTTGTTGGCGTCTTCCAAGGCTTCATTACG GATTTGTATCACTTGGGAGCCAGGAAGATCGGTGTGACCTCACTCCCtccattgggttgcctcccggCTGCAATCACCTTATTTGGAAACCATGAGCAAGGATGCGTTGCTAGAATCAACTCCGACGCCCAAGGGTTTAACAAGAAGATAACCTCTGCCGCAGGCAATCTCCAAAAGCAACTTTCAGGCCTTAAAATCGTCATCTTCGACATTTACAAGCCTCTCTACGATGTCATTAAAGCCCCAGCAAATTACG GATTCGCCGAAGCAAGAAGAGGTTGCTGTGGAACAGGAATCGTAGAGACAACGTCATTGCTGTGCAATCCACACTCAGTTGGAACTTGTTCTAACGCGACTCAATACGTGTTTTGGGATAGCGTCCATCCATCTCAAGCCGCTAACCAAGTTCTTGCCGATGCATTGATCATCCAAGGCATCTCCCTCATTGGATAA
- the LOC137708024 gene encoding polyadenylate-binding protein 6-like yields MAAELSDPKTPMPLPPPPSLLPTLPVRPPARVDPDIFSLYVGDLDPQVTEEDLLATFRFMGPIASVRLCRDSHSGESLRYGYVNFYSHSHASKAMACLNHTELKGKTMRIMWSQRDSVPRKTGLGNVFVKNLDPEITSTHLQDMFREFGTILSCKVAEQNGKSKGFGFVQFNKEESAVAAVNALNDTIIKGKKLYVSKFVKKSDRIPAQDESKFTNLFVKNLAEHVTEDLLRELFSQYGSVYSLAIMKDEKGKSKGFGFANFESPEEAKKAVEGMNGALLGSKHLFVGRAQKKAEREKFLKCKEEMLNSEIKKLKSMNLYVKNLAESVDDIKLGEHCSAFGKILSAKVMRDGNGMSRGFGFVCFSTLQEAAKALSNLNGAMLEGRKLYVAVAQSKDHRCKAMQDYYTLQLPQRSLQSPNWPALHLVQYSVSPRPPTAPLLCPPVMYQSFGTNVDADYPSVLSRQAQWGSSNGNDNFQNKSRTYANSSVHTNSGNHGGYEATGYRKKVYRQSGATAGSSRSATTDGRALLTEGSSTGNSNLKTTPRDRHHSFVENLEPGRAVQITGTSGMLWELNSSEKAAAQVLKVANGTRTSADHHPVFAKSGRYLS; encoded by the exons ATGGCGGCAGAGCTGTCAGACCCTAAAACCCCAATGCCGCTACCGCCACCACCATCACTACTGCCGACGCTACCAGTACGGCCGCCGGCGCGGGTCGATCCTGATATATTCTCTCTGTATGTGGGCGACCTGGACCCACAGGTCACCGAGGAAGACCTCCTCGCTACTTTTCGTTTCATGGGTCCCATCGCCTCCGTCCGTCTCTGCCGTGACTCCCACTCCGGCGAGTCCCTCCGCTACGGCTATGTCAACTTCTACTCCCACTCCCACG CATCCAAGGCTATGGCTTGTCTGAATCACACTGAGCTGAAAGGGAAAACCATGAGAATAATGTGGTCTCAGAGGGATTCTGTTCCAAGGAAAACTGGTCTTGGCAATGTCTTTGTGAAGAACCTTGACCCTGAAATCACCAGCACTCACTTGCAGGACATGTTCAGGGAGTTCGGGACTATACTCTCTTGCAAGGTAGCAGAACAAAATGGGAAGAGCAAGGGTTTCGGGTTTGTCCAGTTTAACAAAGAGGAATCGGCTGTGGCTGCTGTCAATGCTCTCAATGATACAATCATTAAGGGGAAGAAGCT ATATGTGTCGAAATTCGTTAAGAAAAGTGACAGAATACCAGCCCAGGATGAATCCAAATTTACAAATCTGTTTGTGAAGAATCTTGCTGAACATGTAACTGAGGATCTGCTTCGAGAGTTGTTCTCTCAGTACGGAAGTGTTTATAGTCTTGCCATCATGAAGGATGAGAAAGGGAAGTCAAAAGGTTTTGGGTTTGCTAACTTTGAGTCGCCAGAAGAGGCTAAGAAGGCTGTTGAGGGCATGAATGGTGCACTGCTGG GATCGAAACATTTGTTTGTAGGAAGGGCTCAAAAGAAAGCTGAGAGGGAAAAGTTTCTAAAATGTAAAGAGGAAATGCTGAACAGTGAGATCAAGAAACTTAAGTCTATGAATCTCTATGTTAAGAATCTAGCTGAATCTGTTGATGATATCAAATTAGGAGAACATTGCAGTGCCTTTGGGAAGATTCTGTCGGCCAAAGTGATGCGTGATGGTAATGGGATGAGCAgaggttttgggtttgtttgCTTCTCAACTCttcaagaagctgcaaaagCTCTCAGCAATCTTAATG gaGCTATGTTGGAAGGAAGAAAACTTTATGTGGCTGTAGCTCAAAGCAAAGATCATCGCTGCAAGGCTATGCAAGATTACTATACTCTTCAGCTGCCACAAAGATCTTTGCAATCTCCAAACTGGCCTGCCCTGCACCTGGTCCAGTATAGCGTTTCCCCAAGGCCTCCTACGGCTCCTCTGCTATGCCCGCCAGTCATGTATCAAAGTTTTGGTACTAATGTCGATGCGGATTATCCTTCT GTTCTAAGCAGACAAGCACAGTGGGGTAGCAGCAATGGAAATGATAATTTCCAGAATAAG TCCAGGACATATGCTAACTCAAGTGTTCATACCAACTCTGGGAACCATGGAGGTTATGAAGCTACAGGATACCGGAAGAAGGTTTACAGACAGAGTGGAGCCACTGCAGGAAGTTCAAGATCAGCAACTACAGATGGCAGAGCTCTTCTTACAGAAGGATCATCCACTGGAAACTCCAACTTGAAGACAACTCCAAGGGATCGGCACCACTCTTTTGTGGAGAATCTTGAG CCTGGGCGTGCAGTACAGATAACAGGAACGTCGGGAATGCTGTGGGAGTTGAACAGTTCTGAGAAAGCAGCAGCTCAAGTTTTGAAGGTGGCAAATGGTACCAGGACCAGCGCAGATCATCACCCTGTGTTTGCTAAGTCTGGCCGCTACttgagctaa
- the LOC137708991 gene encoding LOW QUALITY PROTEIN: protein CHUP1, chloroplastic-like (The sequence of the model RefSeq protein was modified relative to this genomic sequence to represent the inferred CDS: inserted 1 base in 1 codon; substituted 1 base at 1 genomic stop codon) has product MCTPKVCNGNCASSVSLCSKHSGDKDGLLLPLFNELVEEFDFGAANPGFPPRKNVETPRSDVDTPKAYRSDVDEYEQEIRHLRNTVRSLXKRERSLEXQLLEYYGLKEQETAVMELQNQLKINSMETKLFCLKIESLEADNRRLESQVAYHAKVVAKLEANRAKIKIPKKKLRFEAEQNKEQILTLKKRFEKFHDTETADSNSDIQLKLRRMKDLEGEAEALRKSNLKLQLHNSELAQSLESTQILANFILEDSEAKAMKEMSKCLRQENDDLIKEIQQLQVDRCSDVEELVYLWWINACLRYELRNYQSPTGKTVARDLSKSLSPTSEVKAKQLIVEYANTEGFGDKNIDFDSDQWSSSQASLFTDSPEFDDFSVDNSSATKTNTSSKTKFFSKLRRLVRGKNTFSQPSCVNR; this is encoded by the exons ATGTGCACGCCGAAGGTCTGTAATGGTAATTGCGCATCCAGTGTTTCTCTGTGCAGCAAACACAGTGGAGACAAAGATGGGTTACTCTTACCATTGTTCAATGAGCTTGTGGAGGAATTTGACTTTGGTGCTGCAAATCCTGGGTTTCCTCCAAGGAAAAATGTCGAAACTCCTAGGTCAGATGTAGACACTCCCAAAGCATATAGATCAGATGTGGATGAATATGAGCAAGAAATCAGACACCTCAGAAATACAGTTAGGTCTCTTTGAAAGAGGGAGCGGAGTCTTG GCCAGTTGCTCGAGTACTATGGCCTTAAAGAGCAGGAAACTGCTGTTATGGAGCTCCAAAACCAGTTGAAGATCAATAGTATGGAGACTAAGCTTTTCTGTCTTAAGATTGAGTCCTTAGAGGCAGATAATCGAAGACTGGAGTCACAAGTGGCTTATCATGCAAAAGTGGTGGCTAAGCTTGAGGCTAATCGGGCAAAAATTAAGATACCGAAAAAAAAACTCAGATTCGAAGCAGAACAGAACAAAGAACAGATATTAACTCTGAAGAAAAGATTTGAGAAGTTTCACGATACCGAAACTGCTGATAGTAATTCAGATATTCAATTGAAGCTGAGAAGGATGAAAGATTTGGAAGGTGAAGCTGAAGCGTTGAGAAAGTCTAATCTGAAATTGCAACTCCATAACTCTGAATTAGCACAGAGCTTGGAGTCCACACAAATCCTTGCAAATTTTATCTTGGAAGATTCGGAG GCAAAAGCAATGAAGGAAATGAGTAAGTGTTTAAGACAAGAAAATGATGATTTGATAAAGGAAATTCAGCAACTCCAAGTTGATCGATGTTCTGATGTCGAAGAATTAGTTTACCTCTGGTGGATAAATGCTTGCTTACGCTACGAGCTGCGGAATTATCAGTCTCCAACTGGTAAAACAGTGGCAAGGGACTTGAGTAAATCATTAAGCCCGACATCAGAGGTGAAAGCCAAGCAACTAATAGTTGAATATGCAAACACAGAAGGATTCGGGGATAAGAACATTGATTTTGACTCTGATCAATGGTCATCCTCCCAAGCTTCCTTGTTCACAGATTCCCCCGAGTTTGATGACTTTTCTGTCGACAATTCATCTGCTACAAAAACAAACACGTCGAGTAAAACCAAATTCTTCAGCAAGCTTAGGAGACTCGTACGGGGAAAAAACACATTCTCACAACCAAGCTGCGTCAACAGATAA
- the LOC137708990 gene encoding uncharacterized protein, translating into MLTIKLRDDNFAKWAFQFQSVLRGYKLFGHFDGTTLCPLKFVVDSDNGVTREVTVAYTEWETIDMALLSLLLATLTDEAMEYVIGCRTAYEAWINLVDQYATVSKSRINNLKTELHIIQKGSDTIDRYLLRLKHIREQLSAAGESISDNDVMIAGLAGLPKEYGVIRTIILDRESTLTLKEFRALLLGTEREIEGEMNTITQNLSALYIQGSSSSSNTGSSSNIGSSSFASSSNSHSYAHIPAITAGTITVVPYDSQSSLPPPPQVQQSYYSPQLQLQFQKPYYFPPPPLFSNDSYGYGFSAHSSGQHASKSQSSNAQSGSFGNHYRGNNNYRGGNNYRNNTGFRGRGHNLRNSRGSRQLGNGNNNWSGIVDTRTTVVIECQICNKRGHTAVNCFHRNTNIPITGSKKITIRNGTSLPIKNIGSTTLQTLTHSLVLNKVLHVPNIARSLLSVKQLCADNKSWFICDDSEFFVHDKKTKEIVYQGKSKMSRIPFPVRTDRWTSHFQKVHTDIWGPSPCPIYREIQIMQALKALYLSQVVFPFTSPPNNNNSVITDVDQNCIQTRLKTGTITRKSYVGCLASLPQLHSLHLDDFSAADFSTNLSAHVSGGFSFLADITNCEEPRTFKAASLKPEWQIAMQEEFNALKTQGTWILVPPPSNWSVIGSKWVYKVKKNPDGSISRFKARLVAHGYTQEQGLDYSETFSPVVRHTTVRLILALATQFNWQLRQLDIKNAFLHGDLVEDVYMKQPQGFVDATCPGHVCKLVKSLYGLKQAPRAWNSKFISYLPAIRFQSSLLDSSLFVKVNGGDIILLLLCVDDIILTGSNSVKIQYVIDDLAGVFDLKDMGRLTYFLGLHIQYGDYGSLFISQAKYAKDVLQKAGMDTCKSTSTPSKPHTQIIIGEGTLLSDPSHYRSIVGALQYLTFARPDIAYSVNMVCQFMAQPTDLHMFLVKRILRYIQGTISYGLQYTKSKEFNITAYSDSNWAANINTRRSITGFVVYLGNNPVSWQSKKQSTVSRSSTKAEYKALAHCAADVFWIRSVFKDIHQSISVPPSLYCDNLSALALSTNPVFHSKIKHLDTDYHFVREKVQKGDLMVHYIPTDDQMEEGEPIDEGLKFALIP; encoded by the exons ATGCTTACTATTAAGCTTAGGGATGATAATTTTGCCAAATGGGCATTTCAGTTTCAGTCGGTGCTAAGGGGGTATAAGCTGTTTGGTCACTTTGATGGTACAACTCTTTGTCCATTAAAGTTTGTTGTTGATTCAGATAATGGGGTTACAAGGGAGGTCACAGTTGCATATACTGAATGGGAAACCATTGATATGGCGTTATTGAGTTTATTGCTTGCCACTCTTACTGATGAGGCTatggaatatgtgattggatgTCGAACTGCGTATGAGGCTTGGATTAATCTTGTTGATCAATATGCCACTGTGTCTAAATCCAGAATCAATAATTTGAAAACTGAATTACACATAATTCAAAAAGGGTCCGATACAATTGATAGATATTTGTTGAGGCTCAAGCATATTAGAGAACAACTCAGTGCTGCAGGTGAATCTATTTCAGATAATGACGTTATGATTGCTGGTCTTGCTGGTTTACCTAAGGAGTATGGTGTTATTCGTACTATTATATTGGACAGGGAGTCTACACTCACTTTGAAGGAGTTCAGAGCACTGTTACTCGGTACTGAGAGGGAAATTGAGGGTGAAATGAATACAATTACTCAGAATCTGTCTGCTTTGTATATTCAAGGGTCAAGTTCTAGTTCAAACACAGGTTCTAGTTCAAACATTGGGTCTAGCTCTTTTGCATCATCTTCAAATTCTCACAGTTATGCTCATATTCCAGCTATCACTGCTGGTACCATCACTGTTGTACCTTATGATTCACAATCATccctaccaccaccacctcaaGTTCAACAGTCATATTattctccacaacttcaacttCAATTTCAAAAGCCATATTATTTCCCACCACCACCTTTGTTTTCAAATGATTCCTATGGATATGGTTTCTCTGCACATTCTAGTGGTCAACATGCATCTAAATCACAGTCCTCAAATGCACAATCTGGATCTTTTGGGAATCACTACAGAGGTAATAACAACTACAGAGGTGGAAACAATTACAGAAATAATACTGGCTTTAGAGGAAGAGGGCATAACTTAAGAAATTCGAGGGGATCAAGACAACTTGGGAATGGAAATAATAACTGGTCAGGCATTGTTGATACTAGAACTACAGTAGTGATTGAATGTCAGATTTGCAACAAAAGAGGACACACTGCAGTTAACTGTTTTCACAGGAATACAAATATACCAATCACAG GATCTAAGAAGATAACAATTAGGAATGGTACAAGTCTACCAATTAAAAATATTGGTTCAACCACGCTTCAGACTCTTACACATTCTCTAGTTCTTAATAAAGTTTTACATGTGCCTAATATTGCTAGGAGTTTACTCTCTGTGAAACAGTTATGTGCAGATAACAAAAGCTGGTTTATCTGTGATGACTCTGAATTTTTTGTGCATGACAAGAAGACAAAGGAGATAGTGTACCAGGGAAAGA GCAAGATGTCTAGGATTCCATTTCCTGTTAGAACTGATAggtggacatctcattttcaaaaAGTGCATACTGATATCTGGGGTCCATCACCT TGTCCCATATACAGAGAAATACAAATCATGCAGGCTCTCAAAGCTCTTTATCTCAGTCAG GTAGTCTTTCCTTTTACCTCACctccaaataataataattcagtCATCACAGATGTCGATCAGAATTGTATCCAAACCAGGTTAAAAACTGGTACCATTACTAGGAAGAGTTATGTGGGGTGTCTTGCCTCTCTACCTCAGTTGCATTCTTTACATCTTGATGATTTCTCTGCTGCTGATTTTTCTACCAACTTGAGTGCGCATGTGTCTGGGGGTTTTTCATTTCTTGCTGACATCACAAACTGTGAAGAACCTAGGACATTTAAAGCTGCTTCATTGAAACCAGAATGGCAAATTGCCATGCAAGAGGAGTTCAATGCATTGAAAACTCAAGGCACTTGGATACTTGTTCCACCACCATCAAATTGGTCTGTTATTGGAAGTAAGTGGGTGTATAAGGTCAAGAAAAATCCAGATGGTAGCATATCTAGGTTCAAAGCTCGGTTGGTAGCACATGGCTATACTCAGGAACAAGGCTTGGATTACTCAGAGACATTCAGTCCAGTGGTTAGACATACCACTGTAAGACTCATCTTAGCTTTAGCTACTCAGTTCAATTGGCAATTAAGACAACTCGATATCAAaaatgcctttcttcatggagaCTTGGTAGAGGATGTCTATATGAAACAACCACAAGGGTTTGTGGATGCTACATGTCCTGGTCATGTTTGCAAATTGGTCAAATCACTTTATGGGTTAAAACAGGCTCCTCGAGCTTGGAACTCGAAGTTCATAAGCTATCTTCCAGCTATTAGATTTCAATCATCTCTCCTAGATTCTAGTCTCTTTGTCAAAGTTAATGGTGGAGACATAATCCTTCTCTTGTTGTGTGTTGATGACATAATTCTCACTGGTTCAAACTCAGTTAAAATACAATATGTAATTGATGATCTTGCTGGTGTATTTGATCTCAAAGATATGGGGAGATTAACATATTTTTTGGGGTTGCATATACAATATGGAGATTATGGTTCTTTGTTTATATCACAAGCTAAATATGCCAAAGATGTGTTACAAAAGGCAGGCATGGATACCTGCAAATCTACGTCAACACCATCTAAGCCTCATACTCAAATTATTATTGGTGAAGGAACATTATTATCAGATCCTAGTCACTATAGAAGCATAGTTGGGGCTCTTCAATACCTCACCTTTGCTAGACCTGATATAGCCTATTCAGTGAACATGGTTTGTCAATTCATGGCACAACCAACTGATTTACACATGTTTTTGGTCAAAAGAATCTTGCGATATATACAAGGTACTATTAGCTATGGCTTACAATATACAAAAAGCAAGGAATTCAATATCACTGCCTATTCTGACTCAAATTGGGCAGCAAATATCAACACCAGAAGATCAATTACAGGTTTTGTTGTATATCTTGGGAACAATCCAGTTTCTTGGCAGTCTAAAAAGCAATCCACAGTCTCTAGAAGCTCTACAAAGGCAGAATACAAGGCATTAGCTCACTGTGCAGCTGATGTTTTTTGGATCCGTTCAGTGTTTAAGGATATTCATCAATCCATATCAGTCCCACCATCCTTATACTGTGATAACCTCTCCGCATTGGCTTTAAGTACAAATCCGGTTTTCCACTCCAAGATCAAACACCTTGACACGGATTATCACTTTGTGCGTGAGAAGGTTCAAAAAGGAGATCTTATGGTTCACTATATTCCAACAGATGATCAG ATGGAGGAGGGAGAGCCAATTGACGAGGGTCTCAAGTTTGCATTGATTCCTTAA